The following DNA comes from Rhineura floridana isolate rRhiFlo1 chromosome 18, rRhiFlo1.hap2, whole genome shotgun sequence.
TCCTATAGATGCAGCACCAGGTAtcaatgttatttttttaaaaactaagctGTACAACATGTAATATACCTTaacttttaaatgaaaaaaaatgccCACTCAGTTGGGCAAGGTCAGTTTAACTCTGGCATGGGGAGCCCTGCAGGCCTCTTGCATTGGCCCCCAGAATtcaccccaggccacacccctccctggccctcacaACAGGATTGATGTTTGCCCAGGTGGGATGTGTTACGCCTCTTGCTTCCTTAGATGtgggacagtgtgtgtgtgtgtgtgtgtgcatgcataggaaccagactactgtacaaagggaagaTGTACATTTGTGGCTGTGTctagttttgcctctggccccctccagcactggcatgtggccctccgaaggttgtccagaagggaatgtgcccTTAGGCTGAAATAGGTTCCCCTCTCCCGTTTAACTTAaggcttgattttttttaaaaaaaaaatgctgttaaGGTTCTTCTTGGTCAATAATgccagggggggaaatcacagatCTAaattttttttgggagggggagttaCATTTTTAATTCCTTTTCTCCATTTGTCAAATGGGAACCGGAAGATCAATGTCTGCTGATCAGAAATTCTCTGGCTCTTTGCAAGCCCCAACAAAGAGGCGTGGTTGCCGTTGTGGTcgctcctcctcctcactccccGTCGAGCAGAAGCTGTTGATTGGCTGGCTGAGCTGTGACCGTTACACCTCGCGCCGTGCCACCGCCTGCGCATGTGCGAGCATCCTGTCttttttttccctccctcccacctctcCTCCCAAAAGGGGAGGGCGCTTCTTCGCTTCAGGCCGCTGATTGGCTGCCTCCTGAAGCCGCTCTGACTGTCCTAACACCTGGTTGGCTAAACGGAAGGGAAAGTGGGCGTGTCCCTCCCCACGCGTCCAAGTCAGGTGCGCAAGCTCCAGCGGCCGTCGCTGACAGAGGCAGGCGGAGGCGGCCGCCGCCACCACAACCAACCACCCTGGGAAGATGGGGCGGCCGGAGCTCCGGCGCTGAAGGGCAGCGCGAAGAGACGGACCGGCGGAAGGGCGGGCGCAGGCGGAAGGGGCGGGGCGCAGGTACTGAAGAGGCGGGGCTTGGGGTTGAGTGACAGGCTGTCCAGGAAGATGGGGGAGGGGTGACAGGCTTGTGCATATTTTGGGGGGGTTGTGAGTGAGTAAGGGGGGGATGGTTTTGGCGTGAATGGAAAGGCCTCCTTAGAGAGAAGGATACAGGCAGGCAAAAGTGACcctgccatcatcatcatcatcatcattattaataataataataataataataatatattagagtcatatcccattcttcctcccagaaggagcaaacaaaaactctaaaaacagaccaaaacatctttaaaaaagactttaaaacatattagaacaaaacatctttttaaaaaataaaatctttaaaaacatcttgaaaaagcaATTCtgagagactgggataagggctgtacttaaaaggcttgttgaaagaggaaggtcttcagttactgccaaaaagataacagagatggtgcctgcctcatatttaaggggagggagttccaaagggtcggtgccaccacactaaaggtccgtttcctacgctgtgcagaacggacctcctgataagatggtatctgctggaggccctcgcctgcagagcgcagtgatcgactgtggAGGTAGAACGCAGCCATCAGAGTTAACTGCCTTTGATAGTCGTCTTTTCTACTTCACACAATGTTAAAGTAACACAGAGCattgcttggaggaaaggagggatgtaaatgtaatataataaaagTAAATAAGGACAGATCCTGTCCGCCCCACTAAAAGAGGAGCACCATGATAGAGGCCAGCTAAGTTCCCAAAGGCTTGCAGGAATCAAAAGATCATAGACTGGTGCCTTAAAACTGACAACAGTGGTGCCAGGTGCATCTCCCTGGGGAAAATATTCTACAAATGGtgggggggccaccactgaaaagtcctgTTCTCATGTGGCCACCCTCTGCACTTTCTCAGGCGGGGCACATATAGAAGGGCCTCGATGAAGACCACAGGGTCTAGTCTGGTTCATATGGAGAGTGGTGGTCTTTGAGGCATTGCGGCCCTGAGGCACCTGAGACCCCATAGGACAAAATCAGCAGAcctcctaccttacagggctgggggggggggaggagaaccataAATGTTTCATTAAAAAGTTTTCTTTCCCATTACTCATCAGCTGTGTATGAACAAAACACCCCTGAGATGTTTAGAGGTGCACCTGGTTAATTTTATCTGTGCTGAGATGAattaaaataacagaaaaatgtaTTCTCTAGATACTGTGACAGTGTCAGGGGATGACCTGGGCCCGTAAACAGCCCCTGCTCCCTTTGGAATGGTGTTATTTTGGTCCATGGGGGGTGCCCGTTCTTTCAGGCAATGGAAGCACTCCAGTTTTTTGTGGGTTACTTTGCCAGGCGGCGGTAAGGGGATGCATTCAGTGACCTTGATCCTATGCTATTTTCCATGTTCTAGAGAGGTTATGGTCTCGAGGGAGGCAGAGGAAGCAGAGTGTTCAGCTTTACAATGTTGAAAGAGAGCAGaaactggctttaaaacaggattacgCAATTGGagagttttaaaagaggattagacaaattcctggagggtgaggctatcagtggctactagccacaatggggATGCTGTGCCTCCgtggttggaggcagtgtgcttcagaataccagttgctggaaaccgcaggaggggagagctctcttgcgctcaggtcctgcttgtgcttGATTTTCCCAGCTTAGCAGCAAAGGCCAAATGGAAGGAAGGCAAGGGACTGCGGGGAGGGGGGGTGACTTCAGTTCAGGATTGGATATTTGGGAGGGGCAGGAAGAGCTGCCCTCTTCATTCATTTCTGACCCAGAtgttcttaacaactatagaccagtggcgaatgtccctttcttgggcaaggttttggagcgggtggttgctggccagctccaggcgctcttggatgaaaccgattatctggatccgtttcaatctggttttaggcctggttttggcactgaaacagccttggtcgccctgtatgatgacctttgtcgggagagggacagagggagtgtgactctgttgattctccttgatctctcagcggcgtttgataccatcgaccatggtatccttctggggagactcgcggagttgggagttgggggcactgcttggcagtggttctgctcctacttagcagatcgtcgccagaaggtagtgcttggggaacattgctcgacaccctggactttccattgtggagtccctcaggggtcggttttgtcccccatgctttttaacatctacatgcagcctctgggtgcggtcatcaggaggtttggagtgcgttgccatcagtacgctgatgacacgcagctctatttctccttttcaccttcttcaggtgagactgttgatgtgctaaaccgctgcctgaccgcgataatggactggatgagagctaataaactgaaactcaatccagacaagactgaaacactgttggtgagctctttccctgcccggatggtggatgttcatcctgttctagatggggttacactccccttgaaagaacaggttcgtagtttgggggtcctttttgacccttccttgtcgcttgaggctcaagtggcctcggtggctcggaatgcattttaccatcttcgtttagtagcccaactacgcccctatctggacagcgatgatctcgcttcagttgttcacgccctggtaacttctagattggattactgtaatgcactctacgtagggctgcccttgaagacagttcggaaacttcagctggtgcaaaacgtggcagccaggttattgacgaggaccaatcggtctgcgcatataacacctgtcctggcccgtttgcactggctacctatttgtttccgagccagattcaaggtgctggttttgacctataaagccttacatggtgtgggaccacagtaccttgtggaacgcctctcccgctatgaacctacccgttcacttcgttcagtatctaaggccctcctccgggtaccatctcaccaggatgcccggaggattgttaccagatctagggccttttctgtagtggcccccaaattgtggaacagcttacctgaagagatacgcctggcgccttcggtgctttcttttaggcgccaggttaagacctggctgtactcccaggctttttaatgtttttaatgttaatgtttatgtctgtgctttattttaatattgttgttgatatatgtgattgattttattataatattgtatttttaatctgttttgtacaccgcccagagagctactagctatgggcgctctaaaaatgaaataaataaataaataaaaataaagaaaagcatACCCTTCCCCTTCAGCAGCCACTTGGGTGCCTTCTAAGAAGAGTAATCCGTGAAATGAAATACAGATGTAGGAAAGTCACAGAGTGCAGCATAAAACTAACAGTCAGTAAAAGCGAAGAGCTTATCGCACTGGCCTATGGTGACAAGCAATAAGTATTTATTGGATATGAAAAAAGGAATTGGGGTGCAGCCTTATGTACAGTGAACGCCGGAGTGAGCCCTGTTGAATGTGATGACTGCCCTCTTTGCATTTGCAGCAGATAATGGAGTTTCCTTCCTTGCTACTATGGACTTGGCCTGTCGGAACCACGTATATTCATAACGGAGAAAAGAAATAcccagggtggtattcagtgcctgtcctactcagagttgaccactgaagttaatagacatgactgacgTAGGTTCCTTCATGTCAGtgggggtctgctctgagtaggacttagatgaaTACAGCCAAAACTCATGATTAAGGGCCCAGCTGAACTTAAATATTATTACTTCATTTCTTTATGCTGTTTCCTTTTATGTTTCTTAATGCTGCTCACTGACAGTAAtaatgattgactgattgattggctGGCATTTCTTTTCCCTCCCCAGGCCTATCATGATTCCGCTCTGCAGCCGTTGAAGCCGGCGTGCCCTCGGTTGCCATGACAACAGGCGACTGCTGCCACCTCCCTGGCTCGCTGTGTGACTGTCCGGGCGGCGCCGCGTTGTCCAAGTTGGTGGAAGATTCTGACTTTGGGCGTCCACAGTATGTCACCCAAGTCACGGCCAAGGACGGGCGCCTGCTCTCGACAGTCATCAAGGCCCTGGGGACGCAGAGGTGAGGCCCCAGTTTACCGTGCGGTGGTGCGTCCAGTGCTTGGCTGTTGGATGCAATCACAGGCCCTGGCAACTTAGAAGGCAGTGGAGGTTTTCTGGAAAACAGCGTTGAAAGAGGGTTTCTTCTGTAGGGCTGCGATTCTGTGTATctatccttcccttccccccgcCCCCGTCCGAGCTTCTGTTAGTAGTTTCAGTCCCTTGTTGTTTGCCGTTGTTTTCCTCCCTGCAGTGATGGCCCCATCTGTCGAATCTGCCACGAAGGCGGAAGCGGAGAGAGCCTCCTTTCGCCCTGCGACTGCACCGGCACGTTGGGAACTGTCCACAAGAGCTGTCTGGAGAAGTGGCTCTCTTCCTCCAACACGAGCTACTGTGAGCTCTGCCACACGGAGTTTGTTGTGGAGAGGCGGCCCAGGCCCCTGATAGAGGTGAGGGCACCTCCCTTCCTGGCTGCTGCGTCCGGCCCCTGGGCAGAGGCTGGGGGGAAAGGGAACGGACGCTATTTATTTATTCCCAATACAAGTCTCCCATTTTAGAATTTAGAATGCTTTAGAAGAGAatcggacaaattcatggaggatcaggctattggtggctactagccacagtggctatactctgcctccacagttgctggaaactgcaggaggaggggagaattgctcctgcgctcaggacctgcttgcaggcttcttccTGTtggtgcatctggttggccattgtgagaacaggatgctggactagaggagcCATTGGCCAGAGccaacagccaggctcttcttataataCTTTATATCCTGTTTTAGAATAGTTATAGGCCCGTGAGGCTCTCAGAGTGCCTTATAAAAGGTTCTCAAAATGAAACTGCCCTCAGATCTCATGCAAGGAGCAGAACATGCCTGATGTCTGCAAACGGAGGCAGGACAGTTCAGGCTAGACTCCCTGCCCGTCAGATGTGTCAGGCAGTCGCTCTTTCCCGCTCTGAGGCACGGGAGCGGAGCTGAGCAGCCGGACTTCACTCCGCTCATGATGGGAGCAGCCTTCCCTTGCTGGCAGTTGACGAGAATCGTCCATCATAGACAAGTGTGCATTTAAGGGGCACACACATTGCGCCTGGCCTTGATATCCAAGCCAAAGTTGTGTGCTTGTTGCTAGCTCTGCCcttattggggaggggaggggtggggtcTTGCCTGTGAGGCCATGCTGTTCCTCAAAAGCAGTCCGCTATCCCTGAGCTGCAGTGCATCTGTGGGAGACAAAtgccctcctcccacccccaccctcaccccGCTCGGATTTATGTGGGGAGGGCTGCTTGAGAGTCTtgcagggcagagagagagagagatgtccctGGTTCGAAAGCTTCTCCATAGCTGAGGATAAGCCAAATTGCCCCTTTTCTGGATTGTCCTTTCAAAGTGGCATTTTTTCCCTGCCTGCCTGGAGGAGTCCGCATGAAGACGTTTCTTTGGGATGAAAAGTAGACATCGGCAGCAGGAATTGTAGTGCCTGCCTTGTTGACGTTCCCCACTTTATAGGATTCTCCTTTCATTTCCCCGTTCCTTCTGCCAAATTATTTTCCTCCCTGTGCCTGACATTCTCTTCCACCCTTCTCTCTTGCAGTGGCTGAAGGATCCTGGGCCACGCAATGAGAAGCGGACGCTCTTCTGCGACATGGTGTGTTTCCTGTTCATCACCCCGCTGGCTGCCATCTCGGGCTGGCTGTGCCTGCGCGGCGCCCAAGACCACCTGCAGTTCAACAGCCGCCTGGAGGCCATTGGCCTCATCGCCCTGACCATAGCACTTTTCACAATCTATGTCCTCTGGACACTGGTGAGTGTTCATGCCTGTTTCTCTTTATGGTTTCTTTGTGTGTGGTGCTGTTCTGTCATTACTGCGTTGTCGTCGTTATTATATGGGGATAGGCTGTAgcctagtggttagagcatctgctttgcctgcagaagatcccaggttcaatccctcgcaTCTCTcaggtaaggctgtgaaagacccagccctgagaccctggagtgcCTCCGCCAGCCAGTATAGGCAGTCCTGAGCTAGACAGACGAATGGCCTGAGTCAAtaagaggcagcttcctgtgtaacttggtataaagcatcttcttcatggttctccattgtggTACTTCACAGAGGATGAGACCCTGCCCAGAGGCACTTATGGCCTAAAGTTCTGCAAGGTGGAAACAacaggtggggtagaaatgtaataaataaatgaacagagCAGGGGTCGGGAACCTCACGCCACGTGCGGGgaaaagcttgggaaccacaaaTTTTACTCTATATAGGAGGAGGGGGATGCCCttgggtctttttttaaaaaaaataacttgctCTCTTAATGTTTATCAGATGTTCATGAAATATTGCAGAGTATACCGCTTGACGGAGAACTTTGCTGGTTAACTGCCTTATTCAGATTGTTTACTGAGAAGGAAGTGGCGTTTATTACAGTTGACGCCCTTCAGCCGGGCAGCAGCGGTCAGGAAAGGCgtggcctgcaggccagaggcTTTCCTCTCCTTGAGTAGACTATACAAAGGTTGCTTAcactgaagggctgtagcttactCGCAGATCACAGCCTTAATTTGCCTAACATCCTTGCCCTCTTGTCCCTTGTTGGGCAGGTGGCGATATAGAGTGTTCGTCAGGCCCCTGATTATTTctgctctccttcccccccacccGTAACCCACCCCCTGGCCAGGTGTCATTCCGCTACCATTGCCAGCTGTACTCAGAGTGGCGAAGGACCAATCAGAAAGTCCGCCTGATGATTCCGGACTCGAGGAACCCGCGCCCCGTCTCCCACTCCCTGCTGTCCTCCAAGCTCCTGAAGAAGAAGGCTGATGAGACGACCGTATGAGCCAGGAGCGGCTTCCTCCGTGAGGCGGTGTGGGGGGgtacctcccctctcacaggggGCGAGCGGGATAGCACTTTCTCCAGGCAGCAGCGGCAAAGACTCCCCTAAACAATCAGCCCGGCTGAAGGGGCACCTTGATGCTGGGCCATCCCTCGAGGTGAGAGCACGAAATGAGAACCAAGCCCCCCCGGGTGCGTGCAATGAGCTGGGCAGGCGTCCGTCGGCCAGGCTCCCGTCTTCAAGACAAAACCCAGTGCGGGGGAAATAGAAGCCTCTCCCCATATCCATATATCTATATTATATTATCATAATTATTGTTGTTATCATAATTCTATTACTATTCTTAATTTCCACGCCCGTTGTTGTGTTCAGGGCCCCCTCTTTATGTCGTTCTGAATGTTCCCGTGAAAGACGCACAGGCGATTTGcacgctgctgct
Coding sequences within:
- the MARCHF2 gene encoding E3 ubiquitin-protein ligase MARCHF2; translation: MTTGDCCHLPGSLCDCPGGAALSKLVEDSDFGRPQYVTQVTAKDGRLLSTVIKALGTQSDGPICRICHEGGSGESLLSPCDCTGTLGTVHKSCLEKWLSSSNTSYCELCHTEFVVERRPRPLIEWLKDPGPRNEKRTLFCDMVCFLFITPLAAISGWLCLRGAQDHLQFNSRLEAIGLIALTIALFTIYVLWTLVSFRYHCQLYSEWRRTNQKVRLMIPDSRNPRPVSHSLLSSKLLKKKADETTV